A genomic segment from Phragmites australis chromosome 6, lpPhrAust1.1, whole genome shotgun sequence encodes:
- the LOC133920543 gene encoding protein MAIN-LIKE 1-like yields the protein MMAGAPMEGGGRTPLLPIEVSLLTGLVDRWRPETHTFHFPCEEMTVTLRDVTMLIGLPIRGTPLVLPRSAKEQWKSYIHGRFNVHYDMKDVGLSMSWIHGLPQFSPCPPDADEATVMQHYEVYLYILLGGIMVCNTAGDYVLPHIVWLARELTSRPYEPTHYSWGSAVLAATYKGFCAAT from the exons ATGATGgcaggagctcccatggagggtggtggcaggactccACTGCTGCCGATCGAGGTCTCACTGCTCACAGGCCTGgtcgaccgctggcgtcctgagacgcacacgttccactttccttgcgAAGAGATGACCGTTACTTTACGGGACGTTACCATGCTGATCGGGCTCCCGATAAGGGGCACCCCGTTAGTACTTCCACGATcagcaaaggagcagtggaagagttatattcacggcag gtttaacGTGCattatgacatgaaggatgtagggctctccatgtcatggattcatggcCTACCACAGTTCAGCCCTtgcccaccggatgcggacGAGGCAACAGTTATGCAGCATTACGAGGTGTATTTGTACATCTTGCTTGGAGGCATAATGGTTTGCAAcacggcaggcgattatgtacttccgcatattgtatggttagcgcgTGAGCTCACGTCACGTCCGTACGAGCCGACacattacagttggggatctgctgtgttggcTGCTACATACAAAGGATTCTGTGCCGCAACCTAA